From the Notolabrus celidotus isolate fNotCel1 unplaced genomic scaffold, fNotCel1.pri scaffold_279_arrow_ctg1, whole genome shotgun sequence genome, the window aagcAGACTCCCTCAccagtctctctcctcctctgttcgcTCCAGATCCGTAGCACCATCGAGAACAGCTTCGTGGGCTGGGAGCTGGAGGAGGTTCTGCTGCTCGACATGTCCGTGGACGACGGAGATTCCAAAATTCAAAACCAGCTGAAGAAGCTCCAGAGCCCCGTCATCCTCCTCTACTGCACAAAAGAAGAGGCCAACACCATCTTCGAGGTCTCTCACTCCGTCGGCATCACCGGCTACGGCTACACCTGGATCGCGCCCTCGCTGGTGGCCGGAGACACTATAGTAGTGCCTGCAGAGTTCCCCACAGGTAGGGAGCTGTGCTGCGACTGAAAGGGTACTTAAA encodes:
- the LOC117809429 gene encoding glutamate receptor ionotropic, NMDA 2B-like, which produces MQEMGVQQATSAMTVASDDNSMFFQFGPSIEQQASVMLNIMEEYDWYIFSIVTTYYPGYQDFVTKIRSTIENSFVGWELEEVLLLDMSVDDGDSKIQNQLKKLQSPVILLYCTKEEANTIFEVSHSVGITGYGYTWIAPSLVAGDTIVVPAEFPTGRELCCD